The Mya arenaria isolate MELC-2E11 chromosome 15, ASM2691426v1 genomic sequence CGCATTCAAATCTTTGTTCAACTCTTCCGTTAACTGCTCCGTGCCAGCACGTACAATGCTCGTTGAAAGACCAGCAGGCATGTTGTCATTAGTTGATCGTGGAATTGTTGAGCTAATCTCAGAAGACGGCAGTGTTTCACTGTGCCCACTTTGTGAAATGCTTGGATTTGGAATTTGCTGACCTAAATGAACATAAGTCTGAAACGTGGATGTTTGTCCCTGTCCAATATTCTGTTGAGAATTGTCGGTTATCAATTGAGATGATGGATTTGTTCCTGGTGGATACAATGGACCTGAAGAGTAATGGGGCATGAACATTCCAGCACTAGAACCCtctacatttttcattttggaaCTGTGTTGACCAGATGTCACTAGATTTCCTGGAATATTGTCAGTCACTGAGGCTACTGAGCTAATACTTTGGTGAGAATGTGATTGGCACAATGTCGAAGGATGCTGGCCTGAAGCTGCATCAGATCCAAAACCTAATGACACTTGGTTACTGGGATTGGACGTGATCCCGGACTGGCTTACTGCAGCAGTATGAGGGGCTGGATGGATTGGCTGAAAGGTGTCATTACCAGCAATTTGACCTTCTGGTATTTGAGAATGAATTGTTCCAGTAGCACCAGCAAGTAATGGATTCTTGGCTGGATCATCAACACCTGGCGTGTAGTGTATTGAGCTCCCAGCACTGGAACTTCCCGAATTAGCATCATCATTAAGTTTTGTATCACTTACACCTGCAGTTGGGTTGGCAGTAGATGATTGGGGATCTAAAAAGTCATGGCAGTGCCACCTTCCTCTTTTAAAGGGTTCCTTCGTTTCAATTTTAACAACCCGAAACCTCGAGTGCATATCTGACTTTTCTTTGACATCACGACTTTGGTTGTTTATTGGAATGTCATCAACAGCAGATGGTGTTTCTGGGCCTGTTTCAGTAGCACGGGAGATGTCAAGGAGTTCTGAGCTGTCATATTCTGTTAACTCTGTATGACTTTCATCCAAATCATCCATACTGTCACCATCAACCAGCATGTCACTAGGACGAGAAATGACactcattattttaaaagcacCTTTCTTTCTAGGAACCCCATCAACTGTTGTTTTAGGGCTACTTGAGCTGGCACGCTGGTCTAACTCGTCCCtgtttaatgtcattttaagaTCTTGATTGTCTGGTGGGACTGTCATTTGTGCATTTTGTGGACGATCTGCCATGTTTTTGACATGTACAAAAATCACAACAAAATTACAGTTTTCTTTCTGTGTAATAAGTACACAGTTATATACAGGTCACATATAGGTTGTCCcataatttatgcatttatacaGAGGACTGTTAAATTGATTCAATCATTTGTTTGTGATAAATGGGATAAAATGTCACTAACAATCCTACTATTTCCTATCTGAAGGAGTAATGGCGGACAATCGCTATGCACGGTGGGTAATTTTTTGACGTCACATGCAGACAGTTTATTCGTAACCAATCAATAGCGTACCAAATGTGATATTTCGTACACAGTGACAAGCGCATAGGTTACCAGTGGCAgttcaatgataataataaagtCATAAAAAGTGAGAATAAAAAGTGCATAAAAGTAATCTCCATTCAAAGCAATGAAAGCCATGAAAACGACGGGGCTTCAAAGTTGATATAAAATCAAACGTACAGAAATAAACATTACACTTTTATCATGTCAACAGTTAAACACAGATGATAAGGTtgagtgttttcaatattattatatgtagTTGCAGTCTATAGTCTCAAAGTCATGGTTTTTACATGTAAGTATCTGGGGTAGATAAGATATATCAGTTGTTGAAAGTTGCAACATTACCTCCAATAAACTAAAGAATCACAAAACTGATGATGTCGAACTCTCACCAAGACACATAATTGACGCCAGTAAAGATATTCAAAGGATGTTCATATTATCATATAGTTAACATCGGGACACAATTTCTACAATCAACTTATAGTCGAAAAAGATTGGAAAAGATTGGAAAATTCCTTTTGCAATTTCTAGCTTTATCAAGTGAAACACTGATGATGTTCTACTTTGGCTACAATATTTCATAGGCAAGGGTTTAAGCCCCTTTAAAGCTGAAGTGTGAAGTAGTGGCGGGACCTTTGAACATTGTGATCACCcattgtccgtccgtccgtccgtcgttcgttcataattgtttgtataTACCTGGAGTGAGTTTCAAATAGACCACATTTTGCAAACAGAAATGCACAACTTGTATTGGCGTAATAATTGGTCAGATCCCATTACGGGCTCTTCAGTCACGACACATTGTTCAAAGAGCGAATTTGCTAATCTGGTTTTGCAGCCATAGATAatctattaaatattatattggaTACAAGCTTTCAAAATATTCTTGTGCGAAACTTGGTAGCATTGAAAAATATAGGTCATCTGTTCAAATCAAAGGGAAAGCTTGTTTGATGTGCATGCTAAAAGGCTAAGTCacatagttaaaaaaataagcaaggGCCACGCTATGAAAAGCAGAGGATTCGATTTCGCACAAAATTGGCATAAACAGAAAGTCTCGAAAATGAGTCAAAACCTGTTTTTTTAGTCGAAACAAATAGTTTGCACACACTATACATTCTTcactattttcattattattagaAACTAAGTAACAGTTGTCTAGGCTTGTAAATGATGTTTCAACTtattttctagcacaccggataggcatttccggtgaattcagccgtgctggaaaactcaatctggcatccccccatgccagattagtcacgcgctgtgacgtaataatttcaatttcttttataatacacgttatgtaatcataattatgaaatttaaatatatgagtttcattaacattaacttttaaaaaataaactttaaaaaacaaaacaaaataacccttaaaagacgtaatgtcgaaggaacttattgacgtatgcagtgagtacaaattactgcgcgccatgacgtcagtaaacatcatcgcgcgcgctttttggtgatatgtacaaaaatgcgcttttttgatatattttcttcacaaaaaatgttatttaatgtatgctagaaaacatatctatcatgtgtgtccgtttcGGATAAAacaatccgaccctcgggcacgctgcgttgccggtaactcggcaagcctcg encodes the following:
- the LOC128219531 gene encoding TSC22 domain family protein 4-like isoform X2, whose amino-acid sequence is MADRPQNAQMTVPPDNQDLKMTLNRDELDQRASSSSPKTTVDGVPRKKGAFKIMSVISRPSDMLVDGDSMDDLDESHTELTEYDSSELLDISRATETGPETPSAVDDIPINNQSRDVKEKSDMHSRFRVVKIETKEPFKRGRWHCHDFLDPQSSTANPTAGVSDTKLNDDANSGSSSAGSSIHYTPGVDDPAKNPLLAGATGTIHSQIPEGQIAGNDTFQPIHPAPHTAAVSQSGITSNPSNQVSLGFGSDAASGQHPSTLCQSHSHQSISSVASVTDNIPGNLVTSGQHSSKMKNVEGSSAGMFMPHYSSGPLYPPGTNPSSQLITDNSQQNIGQGQTSTFQTYVHLGQQIPNPSISQSGHSETLPSSEISSTIPRSTNDNMPAGLSTSIVRAGTEQLTEELNKDLNAIQDSVALSPALVAAVGDLQSPTEEDKSGSSTVAIDNKIEQAMDLVKSHLMFAVREEVEVLKEQIAELIERNNQLEYENGILRAAASTETLAKLAQPRQQPPSSSS